One segment of Corynebacterium atrinae DNA contains the following:
- a CDS encoding acyltransferase family protein: MTLSAQQRLDWPDIAKGLSILGVVVLHVSLAVPGGMDTMLAHANRLLDPLRMPLFFLVSGFFSAKVLRLSFADLFLKRLWFFIVPYVFWGPIELWLKFREYHLFDGSPMPVAGKYVEYLAEGRTMYWFLLTLIVFNLILWAVRKLNPGLVFLVALVPLVFLPFQSEHLMFGRLVLYLPPFLIGAYLRDRIAAFAAEGASVRNVVGSSALYVAAFVASLWFSIYHANNDVDLPWFLPGAEYLTLSEARVVVISLVQMAMIPMALVVAVLLAKIKVVARVLKFLGHHTLVIYLGHPMALTVLFHYNVRNTDLAIARDAPMLWEHTAFWMVVGLIISAIGSYTMWLISNIPVIGWTIKPPALAGRVNNAATRASLAEPLVEEPAHSAGQKPRHS, encoded by the coding sequence ATGACATTGAGCGCCCAGCAACGCCTCGACTGGCCGGACATTGCCAAAGGGCTTTCCATTCTTGGCGTGGTTGTTTTGCACGTAAGTTTGGCGGTTCCAGGCGGCATGGACACGATGCTGGCACACGCCAATCGCCTCCTCGACCCGCTGCGCATGCCGTTGTTCTTCCTCGTCAGTGGTTTCTTCTCCGCCAAGGTTTTGCGGCTATCCTTCGCTGACCTCTTTCTCAAGCGTCTCTGGTTTTTCATCGTCCCATATGTTTTTTGGGGCCCTATTGAGCTGTGGTTGAAGTTCCGCGAGTACCACTTGTTTGACGGCTCACCGATGCCGGTGGCGGGAAAGTATGTTGAATACCTCGCAGAAGGCCGAACCATGTATTGGTTCCTGCTGACGCTCATTGTGTTTAATCTCATCCTGTGGGCAGTTCGAAAACTCAACCCAGGTTTAGTTTTTCTAGTGGCGCTAGTGCCGCTGGTGTTCCTACCCTTCCAATCAGAGCACCTGATGTTCGGCCGTCTGGTTTTGTATTTGCCGCCATTTCTCATTGGTGCCTACCTCCGGGACAGGATTGCCGCGTTTGCGGCTGAGGGGGCGTCGGTACGCAACGTCGTGGGCAGCTCTGCGCTCTACGTGGCGGCCTTCGTTGCATCCCTGTGGTTTTCCATCTATCACGCCAACAACGATGTTGATCTGCCGTGGTTCCTGCCAGGTGCGGAGTACCTCACTCTCAGCGAGGCCCGGGTCGTCGTCATTTCCCTGGTGCAGATGGCCATGATCCCCATGGCGCTGGTGGTGGCGGTGCTGCTGGCTAAGATCAAGGTCGTCGCCCGGGTGCTGAAGTTCCTGGGACACCACACCCTCGTTATCTATTTGGGTCATCCGATGGCGCTGACGGTGTTGTTCCACTACAACGTGCGAAACACTGACCTCGCTATTGCTCGGGACGCTCCGATGCTGTGGGAACATACCGCGTTCTGGATGGTGGTTGGCCTCATCATCTCGGCGATCGGTTCCTACACCATGTGGCTGATTTCGAACATCCCGGTCATCGGCTGGACGATCAAGCCCCCGGCCCTGGCTGGGCGCGTTAACAACGCGGCGACAAGGGCATCTCTCGCGGAACCGTTGGTTGAGGAGCCGGCCCATTCCGCGGGTCAAAAGCCCCGGCATTCCTAA
- a CDS encoding NlpC/P60 family protein, whose product MAKHRRISKTATRRAATASAVVMGATLLAPGAANAVEVAVPNTDIRFNVQGLDAVPGIQSNPVAQQFIPNLQAEVNNFTSNVPNPIAASSSNSTGEAIVAAARSKIGAPYSWGAVGPNAFDCSGLTSWAYQQVGKSIPRTSQAQASAGQQVSLDSLQPGDVIAYYGGASHVGIYAGNGMIIDALGSGTPVAERPLNYMPIHSAVRF is encoded by the coding sequence ATGGCAAAGCACCGCCGTATCAGCAAGACCGCTACCCGTCGCGCAGCGACTGCCTCCGCCGTCGTTATGGGTGCAACCCTTCTGGCCCCCGGCGCTGCTAACGCAGTCGAGGTCGCAGTCCCGAACACGGACATTCGTTTCAACGTTCAGGGCCTCGACGCGGTACCCGGCATTCAGTCCAACCCCGTTGCTCAGCAGTTCATCCCGAACCTGCAGGCCGAGGTTAACAACTTCACCTCCAACGTCCCCAACCCAATTGCTGCATCCTCGTCGAACTCTACGGGCGAGGCTATCGTCGCAGCTGCCCGCTCCAAGATTGGCGCTCCCTACAGCTGGGGTGCTGTGGGGCCGAACGCTTTCGACTGCTCCGGTCTGACCTCCTGGGCATACCAGCAGGTGGGCAAGTCGATCCCGCGCACCTCTCAGGCGCAGGCATCTGCTGGCCAGCAGGTTTCTCTTGATTCCTTGCAGCCCGGCGACGTCATCGCTTACTACGGCGGCGCATCGCACGTTGGCATCTACGCTGGCAACGGCATGATCATCGACGCACTCGGCTCCGGCACTCCGGTCGCTGAGCGTCCCCTGAACTACATGCCGATCCACTCGGCAGTGCGCTTCTAG
- a CDS encoding polyadenylate-specific 3'-exoribonuclease AS, with the protein MRYFYDTEFIEDGCTIDLVSIGIVAEDGREFYAVSTEFNSARANSWVRENVLNQLPSPSSDVWRNRAQIRREVLEFLTSGKGRPELWAWVGAYDHVVLAQLWGDMTGLPRELPRYTRELRQYWEFAGRPTLPEIPNGNHDALVDARHNLAKYRACAAVLPLSRHNQVLRTATSL; encoded by the coding sequence GTGCGTTACTTCTACGACACTGAGTTCATTGAAGATGGATGCACCATTGATCTCGTCTCCATCGGGATCGTCGCTGAGGACGGTCGCGAATTTTATGCAGTCTCCACCGAATTCAATTCGGCGCGAGCGAACTCCTGGGTCCGGGAGAATGTCCTCAACCAGCTTCCCAGTCCCTCCTCCGACGTGTGGCGCAATCGAGCCCAGATCCGGAGGGAAGTCCTCGAATTCCTCACCTCCGGGAAGGGTCGTCCTGAGTTGTGGGCGTGGGTCGGCGCGTATGATCACGTGGTATTGGCCCAGCTCTGGGGTGATATGACGGGCCTGCCGAGGGAACTACCGCGCTACACCCGCGAGCTGCGCCAGTACTGGGAATTCGCCGGAAGACCCACCCTGCCGGAGATCCCGAACGGCAACCACGACGCGCTTGTCGACGCCCGCCACAACCTCGCCAAGTACCGCGCCTGCGCCGCGGTCCTTCCCCTCAGCCGACACAACCAGGTCCTGCGGACGGCGACCAGCCTATAG
- a CDS encoding glycosyltransferase family 4 protein, with protein MARTLLVTNDFPPTVGGIQSYVRDFVATLDPSEVIVFASTQDAALAAEYDRQAEYKVVRWPRRVMLPTPATSRRMAEIIAQEKIDTVWFGAAAPLALMAHNARRAGARKIIASTHGHEVGWSMIPGARQVLRRIGNTVDVVTFISEYTLRRFRSAFGPHPEFVHLPSGVDVDLFTPATAQERVDTRSGMNLGPDQPVVACISRLVPRKGQDQLIRALPQLRREFPSVRLLIIGRGRDERRLRRLATASGVDDLVVFAGSLPFDQMRAVLSAADVFAMPARTRGKGLDVEGLGIVYLEAQASGVPVVAGTSGGAPETVTEETGVVVDGRDLSALTEALRGLLGDVDRRRAMGAAGRANVEKHWTWQIMGQRLRSLV; from the coding sequence ATGGCGCGCACTCTTCTCGTCACCAACGACTTTCCCCCGACAGTCGGGGGCATCCAATCCTATGTACGGGACTTCGTTGCCACGCTTGACCCATCAGAGGTCATCGTGTTCGCCTCCACACAGGATGCTGCCCTGGCGGCTGAATACGACCGGCAGGCGGAGTACAAGGTTGTCCGGTGGCCTCGGAGGGTCATGCTGCCTACTCCGGCGACGTCGCGGCGCATGGCGGAGATCATCGCGCAGGAGAAAATTGACACTGTGTGGTTTGGGGCAGCGGCGCCTCTGGCGCTCATGGCCCACAATGCTCGCCGCGCGGGAGCCCGGAAGATCATTGCGTCTACTCACGGGCATGAAGTCGGATGGTCGATGATTCCGGGAGCTCGCCAGGTGCTGCGGAGGATCGGCAACACGGTGGATGTGGTCACCTTCATCTCTGAATACACATTGCGGCGATTTCGTTCGGCTTTCGGTCCGCACCCTGAATTTGTTCACTTGCCTTCGGGCGTCGACGTGGACCTGTTTACCCCGGCGACAGCTCAAGAACGCGTCGATACTCGGTCTGGGATGAATCTCGGGCCCGATCAACCGGTGGTGGCCTGCATTTCGCGCCTAGTGCCTCGCAAAGGTCAGGATCAGCTGATTCGGGCACTTCCCCAGCTGAGGCGAGAATTCCCGTCGGTACGATTGCTCATCATCGGTCGGGGTCGCGACGAACGCCGCTTGCGGCGCCTGGCCACGGCTAGCGGGGTAGACGACCTCGTGGTCTTCGCTGGCTCGTTGCCGTTCGACCAGATGCGAGCGGTCCTGTCCGCGGCGGATGTTTTTGCCATGCCGGCGCGCACTCGTGGGAAAGGCCTCGATGTCGAGGGCCTCGGTATCGTCTACCTGGAAGCCCAAGCCAGCGGAGTGCCGGTTGTGGCGGGCACCTCCGGTGGGGCACCGGAGACCGTGACGGAGGAGACCGGTGTCGTCGTCGACGGACGCGACCTTTCGGCTTTGACGGAGGCACTTCGTGGCCTCCTGGGGGACGTCGATCGCCGGAGGGCGATGGGGGCGGCGGGCCGCGCGAACGTCGAAAAGCACTGGACGTGGCAGATTATGGGCCAGAGGCTGCGGAGCCTGGTCTAA
- the qcrB gene encoding cytochrome bc1 complex cytochrome b subunit, producing MSKKLAQAGNNIDSRYTIAGLIRPQLNKVFPTHWSFMLGEMALYSFIILLLTGVYLALFFDPSITKVIYDGAYLPLNGVEMSRAYATALDISFEVRGGLFVRQMHHWAALMFMMAMVVHMLRVFFTGAFRRPREANWIIGCTLIILGMAEGFMGYSLPDDLLSGVGLRIMSAIIVGLPIIGTWLHWLIFGGDFPSDLMLDRFYIAHVLIIPGIILGLIAAHLALVWYQKHTQFPGAGRTENNVVGIRIMPLFATKAIGFGLLTAGVLALMSGLTTINAIWTIGPYNPSQVSAGSQPDVYMLWTDGVARVMPAWELYLGNYTIPSAFWVALVCGLMVVALFAYPWIEKKATGDDAHHNLLQRPRDVPVRTGIGVMSIVFFMLVTISGGNDHVAHFFQISLNAMTWVGRIGIIILPPLAYYVTHRICVGLQRSDREVLEHGIETGVIKQMPNGAFVEIHQPLGPVDSHGHPVPLAYAGARVPKQMNELGFADVVSRGGAFSPDPQDVTDRLDSIHHENEAEEKAMFEKLQEANRQADRDKGLLD from the coding sequence ATGAGCAAAAAACTTGCCCAAGCTGGCAACAATATCGATTCCCGCTACACCATCGCGGGCCTCATTCGCCCGCAGTTGAACAAGGTCTTCCCGACCCACTGGTCCTTCATGCTGGGAGAGATGGCGCTCTACAGCTTCATCATCCTGCTGCTGACCGGTGTGTACCTGGCACTGTTCTTCGACCCGTCGATTACCAAGGTGATTTACGACGGTGCGTACCTTCCGCTCAACGGCGTCGAAATGTCACGTGCCTACGCAACGGCCCTGGATATTTCCTTCGAAGTCCGCGGAGGCCTTTTCGTCCGGCAGATGCACCACTGGGCCGCACTGATGTTCATGATGGCCATGGTCGTGCACATGCTGCGCGTCTTCTTCACCGGTGCGTTCCGTCGCCCGCGTGAAGCCAACTGGATCATCGGTTGTACCCTCATCATCCTCGGCATGGCCGAAGGCTTCATGGGCTACTCCCTCCCGGATGACCTGCTCTCCGGCGTCGGCCTGCGCATCATGTCTGCCATCATTGTTGGTCTGCCGATCATCGGTACCTGGCTGCACTGGCTCATCTTCGGTGGCGACTTCCCGTCCGATCTGATGCTGGACCGTTTCTACATCGCGCACGTCCTCATCATTCCGGGCATTATCCTCGGTTTGATTGCGGCTCACCTGGCCCTGGTTTGGTACCAGAAGCACACTCAGTTCCCGGGCGCTGGCCGCACCGAGAACAACGTGGTTGGTATTCGCATCATGCCGCTGTTCGCCACCAAGGCAATCGGCTTCGGCCTCTTGACCGCCGGTGTGCTCGCGCTGATGTCCGGCCTCACCACGATCAATGCTATTTGGACGATCGGCCCCTACAATCCTTCGCAGGTCTCCGCAGGCTCCCAGCCTGACGTCTACATGCTGTGGACTGACGGTGTTGCCCGAGTCATGCCGGCGTGGGAGCTCTACCTTGGCAACTACACCATTCCCTCCGCCTTCTGGGTTGCCCTGGTCTGTGGTCTGATGGTCGTGGCTCTGTTCGCTTACCCGTGGATTGAGAAGAAGGCCACTGGCGACGATGCTCACCACAACTTGCTGCAGCGTCCGCGCGATGTTCCGGTTCGTACCGGCATCGGCGTTATGTCCATCGTGTTCTTCATGCTGGTTACCATCTCTGGTGGTAACGACCACGTGGCCCACTTCTTCCAGATCTCGCTGAATGCTATGACCTGGGTGGGACGCATCGGCATCATCATCTTGCCGCCGCTGGCCTACTACGTCACTCACCGCATCTGTGTTGGTCTGCAGCGCTCTGACCGCGAGGTCCTGGAGCACGGTATCGAAACCGGCGTCATCAAGCAGATGCCGAATGGTGCCTTCGTCGAGATCCACCAGCCGCTAGGCCCGGTCGACTCTCATGGGCACCCGGTGCCGTTGGCGTACGCAGGCGCACGAGTCCCGAAGCAGATGAACGAGCTCGGCTTCGCCGATGTCGTCAGCCGCGGCGGCGCGTTCAGCCCGGATCCGCAGGATGTCACCGATCGCCTCGACTCCATTCACCACGAGAATGAGGCAGAAGAGAAGGCCATGTTCGAGAAGCTGCAAGAGGCTAATCGTCAGGCTGATCGCGACAAGGGCCTGCTCGACTAG
- a CDS encoding C40 family peptidase, with protein sequence MSFRLHLNRRYRTIAASIVAAVLLTSNEAMVRADDVDTLIAAMDEISHEATSQSEEVKQLEVDIEESQQHLDSLRVEAEGARERAQVAQEAERAFQGQVNDIAGAKYRGTMIDPITNAIAARSPQNAIDRSAYLATLTRNTERAVEKLSDATAEAGKAHTDASRALAEAGFQQSLLEQQKRTLEEQQDELKARVKDIEEKVNGLSPEDRARWMAKNNPLTGLDIASFAGSGAVSAALSKLGSPYGWGASGPNQFDCSGLMYWAYQQQGKSIPRTSQAQLAGGTPVSRAELQPGDIVGYYPGVTHVGMYIGNGQLVHASDYGIPVQVVSVDSMPWAGAARF encoded by the coding sequence TTGTCTTTTCGTCTGCACCTCAATCGTCGATACCGAACCATTGCTGCCAGCATTGTGGCAGCTGTGCTGTTGACCTCGAATGAGGCGATGGTGCGCGCTGATGATGTCGATACGCTCATCGCGGCGATGGACGAGATTTCTCATGAGGCAACCAGCCAGAGCGAAGAAGTCAAGCAACTCGAGGTTGATATCGAGGAAAGCCAGCAACACCTCGATTCGCTGCGGGTGGAGGCTGAAGGCGCACGCGAGCGGGCACAGGTTGCCCAGGAGGCTGAGCGGGCATTCCAGGGGCAGGTTAATGACATTGCGGGGGCGAAATACCGCGGTACCATGATTGACCCCATCACCAATGCCATAGCGGCCCGCAGCCCCCAAAACGCCATCGATCGCTCGGCGTATCTAGCGACGCTGACGCGGAACACGGAGAGGGCCGTCGAAAAGCTTTCCGACGCCACTGCGGAGGCAGGTAAGGCGCATACCGACGCCTCCCGTGCTTTGGCGGAGGCTGGGTTCCAGCAGTCACTGCTGGAGCAACAAAAGCGCACGCTCGAGGAGCAGCAGGATGAACTCAAAGCACGGGTGAAGGATATCGAGGAGAAGGTCAACGGGCTCAGTCCCGAAGACCGAGCTAGGTGGATGGCAAAGAATAACCCTCTCACCGGGTTGGACATCGCCTCCTTTGCCGGGAGTGGCGCGGTGTCGGCAGCATTGAGCAAGCTGGGTTCGCCATATGGCTGGGGTGCAAGCGGTCCGAACCAATTTGACTGCTCTGGCCTGATGTACTGGGCTTACCAGCAGCAGGGGAAGTCCATTCCGCGCACTTCTCAGGCACAGCTCGCCGGAGGTACTCCGGTTTCTCGGGCGGAGCTCCAGCCGGGAGACATCGTCGGATACTACCCGGGTGTGACCCACGTGGGGATGTATATCGGGAACGGGCAGCTCGTCCATGCCTCGGACTACGGCATTCCGGTTCAGGTGGTCTCGGTCGACTCCATGCCGTGGGCCGGCGCTGCGCGCTTCTAG
- a CDS encoding glycosyltransferase 87 family protein — protein sequence MVGLSLSPRARRAATMGAILALIVILFFLLVRPGPTWMYHVDTDVYRSGAAAFLAGDNLYTRSYEVDSGALPFTYPPLAAILFVPLTWLSLDFSALALTAATVAALWWCLTIVLRHCFPEYPGRNRRLLALWLLPLALLMEPIRSTIDFGQINVVLMALVISDLLGRRGPVPRGVLVGLAAAIKLTPAVFGLVFLVRRQWKEALTSIAAGLGFSLFAAVISPHNSWTYWTSTLFHTDRIGDLGYAKNQSIQGLLTRLGVPHTAEGSLLWVGLVAATLLLIVGGMMRVHRLPGGELGVVLLASLAALLCSPVSWSHHWTWLVPFAVLFAAVGLYRSGRWILMAGCIAAIGVIGPGWAPLGNSYVAMGCVLAVLAVTQPRAFVPRGRR from the coding sequence ATGGTTGGACTTTCGCTATCACCCCGCGCCCGCCGGGCCGCCACCATGGGTGCAATCCTCGCGCTCATTGTCATTCTGTTCTTCCTGCTGGTACGACCCGGGCCGACATGGATGTACCACGTGGACACCGATGTCTACCGCTCGGGCGCCGCCGCCTTCTTGGCGGGAGACAACCTCTACACCCGCTCCTACGAGGTTGACAGTGGGGCCCTGCCGTTTACTTACCCGCCGCTGGCCGCGATACTGTTCGTGCCCTTGACCTGGCTGTCCCTCGATTTTTCGGCCCTGGCCCTCACCGCTGCGACGGTGGCGGCGCTCTGGTGGTGTCTGACCATCGTGCTGCGCCACTGCTTCCCCGAGTATCCAGGTCGCAATCGCCGTCTCCTAGCGCTGTGGCTCCTGCCTCTCGCCCTGCTCATGGAACCGATCCGCTCCACCATCGACTTCGGGCAAATCAATGTTGTGCTCATGGCCCTAGTCATCAGTGATCTGCTCGGGCGACGAGGCCCGGTTCCCCGCGGAGTCCTCGTCGGCTTAGCCGCAGCCATCAAGCTCACCCCGGCGGTCTTCGGACTCGTATTCTTAGTGCGCCGCCAATGGAAAGAGGCCCTGACCAGTATCGCCGCTGGCCTCGGGTTCAGCCTCTTCGCCGCGGTGATTAGCCCACACAACTCCTGGACCTATTGGACCTCGACGCTGTTTCACACCGACCGCATTGGGGACCTGGGTTACGCCAAGAACCAATCTATCCAAGGGCTCCTCACCCGACTCGGAGTCCCGCACACCGCAGAAGGGTCTCTGCTCTGGGTGGGGCTGGTCGCCGCTACCCTCCTCCTCATCGTTGGCGGCATGATGCGGGTGCACCGCCTACCGGGCGGCGAGTTGGGCGTCGTCCTCTTGGCTTCCCTAGCGGCGCTGTTGTGTTCACCTGTGTCCTGGTCGCACCATTGGACCTGGTTGGTGCCTTTCGCGGTCCTCTTCGCCGCAGTTGGCCTCTACCGCAGCGGCCGCTGGATACTCATGGCGGGATGCATTGCGGCCATCGGGGTCATTGGACCGGGTTGGGCGCCCCTGGGCAATTCCTACGTGGCGATGGGTTGCGTTCTCGCAGTGCTGGCGGTGACGCAACCGCGGGCGTTTGTACCACGCGGACGTCGATAG
- a CDS encoding ROK family glucokinase — MTSTPPRVTVGFDIGGTNIRAGVVDEQGRITDIRVAATPSTAVELEDTIVEIVSDLSGHHDIAAVGLAVAGFLDPQCEVVRFAPHLPWRDAPVRRILAERLGLPVRLEHDANSAAWGEYRFGAAQGAGIWVFFALGTGIGAALMVNGTLFRGAFGTAPEFGHLTVVHGGRECSCGKRGCLERYASGTALVDTAWDLAPTVKAEESPLYRAILMDRDKVSGHMVMEAARLGDPLGVRTVESFARWVGEGLAIVQDVLDPEMIIVGGGVSRDADLFLDAASANMADKIVGAGHRPLPTVSRAELGADAGMIGVADLARQQEKF; from the coding sequence ATGACTTCCACTCCGCCCCGTGTAACGGTCGGCTTCGACATCGGCGGCACCAACATTCGAGCGGGAGTGGTGGATGAGCAGGGAAGAATTACTGACATCCGGGTTGCCGCCACACCGTCGACCGCCGTGGAATTGGAAGACACGATCGTGGAGATCGTGTCGGATCTAAGCGGGCACCATGACATTGCTGCGGTCGGATTGGCCGTGGCGGGATTCCTTGATCCGCAGTGCGAAGTCGTGAGATTCGCTCCCCACCTGCCATGGCGGGATGCTCCCGTACGGCGCATTCTCGCGGAGCGCCTTGGGCTACCCGTGCGGCTTGAGCACGACGCCAACTCTGCCGCCTGGGGCGAATACCGGTTCGGTGCGGCGCAAGGCGCTGGCATCTGGGTGTTCTTTGCTCTCGGTACGGGTATCGGCGCGGCATTGATGGTTAACGGCACTCTATTTCGCGGGGCTTTTGGTACCGCCCCCGAATTCGGCCATCTGACGGTTGTTCACGGCGGGCGTGAATGCTCCTGCGGGAAGCGCGGGTGCTTGGAACGCTACGCCTCGGGGACGGCCTTGGTCGACACTGCCTGGGATTTGGCTCCAACGGTTAAGGCTGAGGAAAGCCCCCTCTATCGGGCGATTCTTATGGATCGCGACAAGGTGAGTGGCCACATGGTCATGGAGGCCGCTCGCCTGGGTGATCCGCTGGGAGTGCGCACGGTAGAGAGCTTTGCCCGGTGGGTCGGTGAGGGGCTGGCGATCGTGCAGGACGTGCTCGATCCAGAGATGATCATCGTGGGTGGGGGAGTGTCGCGCGATGCGGACCTTTTCCTCGATGCGGCTTCAGCGAACATGGCGGACAAAATTGTCGGGGCGGGTCACCGACCGCTGCCAACCGTTTCGCGGGCAGAACTAGGTGCGGATGCAGGTATGATTGGCGTGGCTGATCTGGCCCGCCAGCAGGAAAAATTCTAA
- a CDS encoding lysophospholipid acyltransferase family protein has protein sequence MSNKWYWMFRNVLIGPVLKVWNRVEVTGLENIPATGPVVIASNHQSVMDSFYFPAVCPREVTFPAKSEYFTNTGVVGAIQRWFFKATAQVPVDRKASNAGDATLEAATRILDKGEIFAIYPEGTRSPDGRIYKGRTGMARIALANHVDIVPVAMIGARNANPIGTWVPRPAKVRMKVGEPIDARGYVTSLGIDPDSREASRPLTDHIMAILSDMTGEPYVDVYASEVKESLAAGHGYPYGAEPNLH, from the coding sequence ATGAGCAACAAGTGGTACTGGATGTTTCGAAATGTGTTGATCGGCCCGGTGCTGAAGGTCTGGAACCGAGTGGAGGTCACCGGCCTCGAGAACATCCCTGCCACGGGCCCGGTCGTCATTGCTTCTAATCACCAATCCGTGATGGACTCGTTCTACTTCCCGGCGGTGTGCCCCCGCGAGGTAACTTTCCCGGCCAAGTCGGAGTACTTCACTAACACCGGCGTCGTTGGCGCGATCCAGCGGTGGTTCTTTAAGGCCACGGCCCAGGTGCCGGTTGATCGTAAGGCCTCCAATGCTGGTGACGCGACGTTGGAGGCGGCCACGCGAATTTTGGATAAGGGCGAGATCTTTGCCATCTATCCGGAAGGGACGCGTTCGCCGGATGGCCGGATTTATAAGGGGCGCACGGGGATGGCCCGGATTGCGCTGGCCAACCACGTCGACATCGTTCCCGTCGCCATGATCGGTGCCCGCAACGCAAATCCCATCGGTACGTGGGTCCCGCGTCCGGCCAAGGTGCGGATGAAGGTCGGGGAGCCTATCGACGCCCGCGGCTATGTCACGTCCCTGGGCATCGACCCGGATTCGCGGGAAGCGAGCCGCCCCCTGACGGATCACATCATGGCGATTTTGTCTGACATGACGGGTGAACCCTATGTCGATGTGTATGCCTCGGAGGTGAAGGAATCCTTGGCAGCAGGCCATGGGTACCCCTATGGAGCCGAGCCTAACTTGCACTGA
- a CDS encoding glycosyltransferase 87 family protein, whose product MRDNNQGGDPALAPPRLRGRPFTILAIVALVFSIGATGRWVIDFGPRWFYHTDYDVYRAGGQAFLNGENLYTQVYSVVGIDLPFTYPPLAAILFSPLALIPYSIGSAAMTVASAIVLWWCIVIVLRQCLPTFATSDVRLLALFILPLALLLEPLSETLYFGQINVFLMALVLADTLTRRKWLPRGVLIGLAAAIKLTPAVFGLVFLVRRQWKDAAVTTASGIGFTALAAIISPHNSVTYWLHTLSDPTRIGNLKFAANQSIQGMLSRFAEAGQEAPRQWWVALVALALFTIIVALVRIERNAATRGVDPTLALVLVTSFVSLLCSPVSWSHHWTWLVPLAVTLGVNAYRMAPGTPRSIAGLLAVVVTLVGLLGAHWRIQVPRDMEYLWPWWSQATGNSYLLVATLVLITVILIPHVLLPQAPSSVPGTQPMIPSVLLRAWILVIILGYLGIVVPIVVPALIA is encoded by the coding sequence GTGCGTGACAACAACCAGGGGGGTGACCCCGCCCTCGCTCCCCCGCGGCTAAGGGGGCGTCCTTTCACGATCCTCGCAATCGTTGCGTTGGTCTTCAGCATCGGCGCCACCGGGAGGTGGGTCATTGATTTCGGGCCCCGTTGGTTCTACCACACTGACTACGACGTCTACCGGGCTGGTGGTCAGGCCTTCCTTAACGGGGAGAACCTGTATACGCAGGTGTATTCGGTCGTGGGCATTGATCTTCCCTTCACCTATCCCCCGCTCGCGGCGATCCTCTTTTCTCCCCTAGCCCTCATTCCATACTCGATCGGCTCGGCGGCCATGACGGTGGCGTCGGCCATCGTGTTGTGGTGGTGCATCGTCATTGTGCTGCGCCAATGTCTGCCCACCTTCGCCACCTCAGACGTTCGGCTCCTGGCTCTTTTCATCCTCCCGCTAGCCCTGCTCCTGGAACCGCTGAGCGAGACCCTCTACTTCGGCCAAATCAACGTTTTCCTCATGGCCCTCGTCCTGGCGGATACTCTCACCCGCCGAAAGTGGCTACCTCGCGGTGTTCTCATCGGGCTGGCTGCCGCGATCAAACTTACCCCCGCGGTTTTCGGCCTCGTCTTCTTGGTGCGCCGGCAATGGAAAGACGCTGCCGTCACCACCGCCTCTGGGATCGGATTCACGGCCCTTGCGGCGATCATTAGCCCGCACAACTCCGTGACGTATTGGCTGCACACGCTGTCGGATCCCACCCGGATCGGCAACCTGAAGTTTGCTGCCAACCAGTCAATTCAGGGGATGCTTTCCCGCTTCGCTGAAGCTGGGCAGGAGGCACCTCGTCAGTGGTGGGTGGCGCTTGTTGCGCTCGCTTTGTTCACGATCATCGTGGCCCTCGTGCGGATCGAGCGCAACGCGGCGACACGGGGAGTTGACCCGACGCTCGCCCTCGTCCTGGTGACCTCTTTCGTGTCCCTGCTGTGTTCCCCGGTGTCGTGGTCGCATCACTGGACGTGGTTGGTCCCACTCGCAGTCACGCTTGGAGTCAACGCCTACCGCATGGCCCCCGGCACGCCTCGTTCGATCGCCGGCTTGCTCGCAGTGGTGGTCACCCTCGTTGGACTACTGGGAGCACACTGGCGTATTCAAGTTCCGCGTGACATGGAATACCTCTGGCCCTGGTGGTCGCAGGCAACGGGCAACTCTTACCTGCTGGTGGCCACCCTTGTGCTCATCACTGTGATCCTCATTCCGCACGTCCTGCTGCCTCAGGCTCCCTCATCCGTGCCCGGCACCCAGCCGATGATTCCGAGCGTGCTCCTGCGGGCCTGGATACTTGTGATCATCTTGGGCTATCTCGGAATAGTCGTCCCAATAGTCGTCCCGGCGTTGATCGCTTAG